A single window of Rana temporaria chromosome 1, aRanTem1.1, whole genome shotgun sequence DNA harbors:
- the LOC120912053 gene encoding forkhead box protein D1-like: MSSSVNTTGASFLIEALMGWTSQPEEREMRNFGTLPSQDKSEERLYSNTGLRSRQSEEKDKMVKHHTRQNTLKPEVNDKRESVNPNIISQSETGTQSSASISPEEKILTCCQLKQKTVHSENNQHEEKNNLEKPNQSYIALISKAILSTPEKRLQLSDIYQWIMDTYPYYHNQDKSWRNSVRHNLSLNECFIKAGRSDNGKGHYWTVHPANMEAFSQGDYQRRRTRRRIRRVSSVLGCSPHLPLCNLPCANQRFCIWCPSLHVHSSLNQMWSLVENVQHQSQRSLAVPIIWPWHQLSPYI; the protein is encoded by the exons ATGTCCTCTTCTGTAAATACTACTGGAGCttcttttctcatagaagcaTTGATGGGTTGGACATCACAGCCGGAAGAGCGAGAAATGCGGAATTTTGGAACCCTACCTAGCCAAGACAAATCTGAAGAAAGGTTATACTCAAATACAGGACTAAGGTCAAGACAGTCAGAAGAAAAGGACAAAATGGTTAAACACCATACAAGACAGAACACACTGAAGCCAGAGGTTAATGATAAAAGGGAAAGTGTGAATCCCAATATCATCAGCCAATCAGAGACAGGTACACAGTCATCTGCTAGCATCTCACCTGAAGAGAAAATTCTAACatgttgtcagttaaaacaaaagACTGTACATTCTGAAAATAATCAACACGAAGAAAAGAATAATCTTGAAAAACCCAACCAATCGTACATAGCTCTAATTTCAAAAGCTATCTTGTCCACTCCAGAAAAAAGGCTGCAATTAAGTGATATATATCAGTGGATCATGGACACTTACCCATATTACCACAACCAG gacaAAAGCTGGAGAAATAGTGTCCGTCATAATCTTTCCTTAAATGAGTGCTTCATTAAGGCAGGACGTAGTGATAATGGAAAAGGGCATTACTGGACTGTTCATCCTGCCAACATGGAGGCTTTTTCTCAAGGAGATTATCAGCGTCGCAGGACTAGAAGACGTATCCGTAG GGTGTCTTCTGTGCTTGGATGTTCACCTCACTTACCCCTCTGCAATCTGCCTTGCGCTAACCAAAGGTTTTGCATCTGGTGCCCTTCTCTCCATGTGCATTCCAGTCTTAATCAAATGTGGTCTTTAGTGGAAAATGTTCAGCACCAATCGCAAAGGTCTCTTGCTGTACCAATTATTTGGCCTTGGCATCAGCTTTCTCCTTACATATAA